One window from the genome of Populus alba chromosome 15, ASM523922v2, whole genome shotgun sequence encodes:
- the LOC118057454 gene encoding high affinity nitrate transporter 2.5, giving the protein MEIEGQATVKESQPPKFALPVDSEHKATEFRLFSVAAPHMRAFHLSWVSFFACFVSSFAAPPLLPIIRDNLNLTASDIGNAGIASVSGAVFARVAMGTACDLFGPRLASASLILLTAPAVYFTSIASSSTSFLLVRFFTGFSLATFVSTQFWMSSMFSAPVVGTANGVAGGWGNLGGGATQLIMPLVFGLIRDIGAIKFTAWRIAFFIPALFQTLSAFAVLIFGKDLPDGNFRRLHKAGDKTKDKFSNVLYHGIKNYRGWILALSYGYCFGVELTIDNIVAEYFYDRFDLKLHTAGMIAASFGLANIVSRPGGGMISDAVGKRFGMRGRLWALWVVQTLGGVFCIILGRVGSLGASIVVMIVFSLFCQAACGLTFGVVPFVSRRSLGLISGMTGGGGNVGAVLTQLIFFRGSKYSKETGIMLMGVMIICCTLPICLIHFPQWGGMFCGPSSTKIATEEDYYLSEWNSEEKEKGLHLSSLKFADNSRSERGRKEDSETKPVDETPSTKV; this is encoded by the exons ATGGAGATAGAAGGGCAAGCCACTGTGAAGGAATCTCAGCCTCCAAAATTCGCTCTTCCAGTGGATTCAGAACACAAGGCAACTGAGTTCCGGTTGTTCTCAGTAGCTGCCCCTCACATGCGGGCATTCCATCTTTCTTGGGTTTCTTTCTTTGCCTGTTTTGTCTCTTCTTTTGCTGCTCCACCCCTTCTTCCTATCATACGTGACAACCTCAACCTCACTGCCTCTGACATTGGTAATGCGGGCATTGCATCAGTGTCAGGTGCAGTTTTTGCTCGAGTTGCTATGGGGACTGCTTGTGACCTTTTTGGACCCCGTCTAGCCTCTGCCTCGTTGATCCTCCTCACTGCACCAGCAGTTTACTTCACTTCCATCGCCTCATCTTCTACTTCTTTTCTCCTTGTGCGTTTTTTCACTGGCTTCTCTCTGGCCACTTTTGTCTCCACTCAATTCTGGATGAGCTCTATGTTTTCAGCACCGGTAGTTGGAACGGCTAATGGCGTTGCGGGAGGTTGGGGTAACCTTGGCGGTGGGGCAACGCAACTAATCATGCCCCTAGTGTTTGGCCTCATCCGTGACATTGGAGCCATCAAATTTACAGCTTGGAGAATTGCGTTTTTCATTCCTGCCCTGTTTCAGACACTATCGGCATTTGCAGTCTTGATCTTTGGCAAGGACTTGCCGGACGGAAACTTTAGGCGGCTGCATAAAGCAGGGgataaaacaaaagataaattcTCGAATGTCCTCtatcatggaataaaaaattacagagGGTGGATCCTGGCACTCAGTTATGGGTATTGTTTTGGGGTAGAGCTGACAATAGACAACATTGTCGCAGAATACTTCTATGACAGATTTGACCTCAAACTCCATACAGCAGGAATGATTGCAGCAAGCTTTGGTCTAGCAAACATTGTTTCTCGACCAGGTGGTGGAATGATCTCAGATGCAGTGGGGAAGAGGTTTGGAATGAGGGGAAGGTTGTGGGCTTTGTGGGTAGTGCAGACCTTGGGAGGTGTTTTCTGCATCATACTTGGACGAGTTGGATCTTTAGGCGCGTCCATTGTGGTGATGATTGTGTTCTCTTTATTCTGCCAAGCAGCATGTGGACTAACATTTGGGGTGGTGCCTTTTGTCTCACGAAG gtCATTGGGGCTGATATCTGGTATGACTGGAGGTGGTGGAAACGTGGGTGCAGTTCTAACTCAACTAATTTTCTTCAGAGGATCCAAATACTCAAAAGAGACAGGGATAATGCTCATGGGTGTCATGATTATATGCTGCACTCTTCCAATTTGTCTTATACACTTCCCACAATGGGGTGGAATGTTTTGTGGTCCGTCATCTACAAAGATCGCTACAGAGGAAGACTACTACTTGTCCGAATGGAattcagaggagaaggagaAAGGCCTGCATCTATCAAGCTTAAAGTTTGCAGATAACAGCAGAAGTGAAAGAGGTAGAAAGGAAGATTCTGAAACCAAGCCAGTAGATGAAACCCCATCAACAAAAGTCTAG